One genomic region from Prionailurus bengalensis isolate Pbe53 chromosome C1, Fcat_Pben_1.1_paternal_pri, whole genome shotgun sequence encodes:
- the DNAJB3 gene encoding dnaJ homolog subfamily B member 3, giving the protein MVDYYEVLGVPRQASSEAIKKAYRKLALKWHPDKNPENKEEAERRFKQVAQAYEVLSDATKRDVYDRYGEAGVEDCGGGGGGGGPFHDPFEHVFTFRDPAEVFREFFGGRDPFSFDFFGDPLGNLVGGRRSSRRSRSRGTAPFFTAFSGFPGFGGGVSSFDTGFSSFGSLGNGGLSSFAMSYGSGGTGNFKSMSTSTEIVNGKKITTKRIIENGQERVEVEEDGELKSLVINGREQLLHIDAK; this is encoded by the coding sequence ATGGTGGACTACTACGAGGTGCTGGGCGTGCCCCGCCAGGCCTCGTCCGAGGCCATCAAGAAGGCGTACCGCAAGCTGGCGCTCAAGTGGCACCCCGACAAAAACCCCGAGAACAAGGAGGAGGCGGAGAGGCGGTTCAAGCAGGTGGCCCAGGCCTACGAGGTGTTGTCAGACGCCACGAAGAGGGACGTCTACGACCGCTACGGCGAGGCCGGAGTGGAGGActgcggcgggggcggcgggggcggggggccttTCCACGACCCCTTCGAGCACGTCTTCACCTTCCGCGACCCGGCGGAGGTCTTCAGGGAGTTCTTCGGCGGCCGGGACCCATTTTCCTTTGACTTCTTTGGAGACCCGCTGGGGAACCTTGTGGGCGGTCGGAGGAGCTCCcggagaagcagaagcagggggACCGCGCCCTTCTTCACCGCCTTCAGTGGATTTCCAGGATTTGGGGGTGGTGTTTCTTCTTTTGATACAGGATTTAGCTCCTTTGGTTCCCTGGGGAATGGAGGCCTTTCTTCCTTCGCCATGTCTTATGGTAGTGGTGGGACCGGCAACTTCAAATCCATGTCGACTTCCACCGAAATCGTCAATGGCAAAAAAATCACCACCAAGAGAATCATTGAGAATGGCCAAGAAAGGGTGGAGGTGGAAGAAGACGGAGAGTTAAAGTCCCTGGTCATAAACGGCAGAGAGCAGTTGCTACACATTGACGCCAAGTAA